In Coturnix japonica isolate 7356 chromosome 7, Coturnix japonica 2.1, whole genome shotgun sequence, one DNA window encodes the following:
- the BAZ2B gene encoding bromodomain adjacent to zinc finger domain protein 2B isoform X10, with the protein MCFSLFFLLVETLNSSRLTKQRCHRTEHICHNMESGERLTSSSVSSSAAVSSPVASTPSVASAVSKSSLTTGAASLISTVNTSEWWRTADSHSRSGAAFFPPLLGISPLFAPPAQNHDSIPFHPRTTGKNNRGSLEKGINGSLNGSSTTAASAISTSVLSTSIATSAGQGKAITSGAGGRKYNQEQSKVQLLDTRADKIKDKKPRKKAVESSSDSDSGSSSDTSSEGISSSDSDDLEEDEEEEEDQSAEESEDDDSDSENEAHCENKNKVLMHSGVKDMKTDGQKAHEKSQEKRTHQQIPLVSDSQTHSSFQPQQKQPQVLSQQLPFIFQSSQAKEEPVNKHTSVIQSTGLVPNVKPLSLVHQAKKEAYLKIIVPPPDLLKAGNKNTSDESIALVSDVRSKREQYKQTFPAVQLKKQESKNLKKVIASLSSSKPTSSSPAHQKLTSLENNHSNPFLTNALLGNHQPNGVIQSVIQEVPLALTAKQKSQTKINESVAIASSTPFSLPVNLSACGKKTTGNRTLVVPSTSPVLPGSGKDKPVSNNAVNAVKTQHRLPSAKLVVEQFRGVDSDAPSSKESDDSNDDDDDDEDEDEDDEDDDSDDSQSGEGNVEAAWPTQCLTDSMEESDSNSESDTDGSEDEDDEDDKDQDESDTDTEGEKTPLKVKKTGSSMKSSSIGPAAHSTPLNLQVAKTPSSAPSALCPETQPAVFLGTSPSTLTPSSHCGTSKRRRVTDERELRVPLEYGWQRETRIRNFGGRLQGEVAYFAPCGKKLRQYPEVVKYLSRNGIMDISRDNFSFSAKIGVGDFYEARDGPQGVQWCLLKEEEVIPCIRAMEGRRGRPPNPDRQHSREESRMRRRKGRPPNVGSTEFLDSTDAKLLRKLQAQEIARQAAQIKLLRKLQKQEQARAAKEAKKQQAIMAAEEKRKQKEQIKIMKQQEKIKRIQQIRMEKELRAQQILEAKKKKKEEAANAKLLEAEKRIKEKEMRRQQAVLLKHQELERHRLDMVWERERRRQHMMLMKAMEARKKAEEKERLKQEKRDEKRLNKERKLEQRRLELEMAKELKKPNEDMCLADQKPLPELPRIPGLVLSGSTFSDCLMIVQFLRNFGKVLGFDVNTDVPSLSTLQEGLLNIGDSRGEVQDLLVKLVSAAVCDPGLVTGYKAKTILGEHLLNVGINRDNVSEILQIFMEAHCGQTELTESLKTKAFQAHAPAQKAAVLAFLVNELACSKSVVSEIDKNIDYMSNLRRDKWMVEGKLRNLRIIHAKKTGKRDATGGGEVGEEPHSLETPTSGRKRRRKGGDSDYDEDDDDDSDDQADEDDEDEEDKEDKKGKKAEVCEDEDDGDQTASVEELEKQIEKLTKQQSQYRKKLFEASHCLRSMMFGQDRYRRRYWILPQCGGIFVEGMESGEGLEEIAKEKEKLKKVESVHVKEEVLEISEEKISCLNTTHCEQKEDLKEKDNTNLFLQKPGSFSKLSKLLEVAKMPHESDVMPQKPNGGAANGCTPSYQNTSQNSLCSLQPSVSQSNSEKSDSNNLFSPIASGTGKFYSSPVIPSDQLLKTLTEKNRQWFSLLPRVPCDDMSVTHADAPATATSLTPQSHPPSKSPSPVPSPLLGSTSAQSPMGLSPFALPPLQQMKPGLPVMGLQFCGWPTGVLTSNVQFSSPLPTIGSGLGLSEGNGNSFLTSSVPTSKSESPALQTEKIASATCTAVEVAKPADHSNPKPIPEEMQYGWWRITDPEDLKSLHKVLNLRGIREKALQKQIQKHMDYITLACIKNKDVAIIDINENEDNQVTQDVVENWSVEEQEMEVDLAILQQVEDLERRVASASLQVKGWLCPEPASEREDLVYHEHKSIIRLHKKHDGDSAGGGEGSTSSLERKSDNPLDIAVTRLADLERNIERRTEEDIAPGLRVWRKALSEARSAAQVALCIQQLQKSIAWEKSIMKVYCQICRKGDNEELLLLCDGCDKGCHTYCHRPKITTIPDGDWFCPACIAKASGQTLKLKKLQIKGKKSNEQKRGRKLPGDTEDEDSATTSTSLKRGKTDPKKRKMDESVSVSQGKQENFTAIKKPKRDDSKDLAMCSMILSELETHEDAWPFLLPVNLKLVPGYKKVIKKPMDFSTIRDKLTSGQYPNVEAFSLDVRLVFDNCETFNEDDSDIGRAGHNMRKYFEKRWTEIFKLS; encoded by the exons aTATGGAGTCTGGAGAGCGGTTAACATCATCATCAGTCTCCTCAAGTGCAGCTGTTTCATCTCCAGTGGCTTCTACACCTTCTGTAGCTTCTGCAGTTTCCAAGAGTAGCCTTACCACTGGAGCTGCGTCGTTGATTTCCACAGTCAACACCAGTG AATGGTGGCGGACAGCGGACTCTCACTCTCGCTCTGGGGCAGCTTTTTTCCCACCGCTCTTGGGCATCTCACCACTCTTTGCACCTCCTGCCCAGAACCATGATTCTATTCCGTTCCACCCAagaactacaggaaaaaataatcgTGGCAGTTTAGAAAAAG GTATAAATGGATCGCTGAATGGGAGCAGTACTACTGCAGCGTCTGCTATCAGCACATCTGTACTATCCACTAGTATTGCAACATCTGCAGGACAAGGAAAAGCTATAACCTCAGGAGCAGGAGGCCGCAAATACAACCAGGAGCAAAGCAAAGTTCAGCTTTTGGACACCAGAGCTGACAAAATCAAAGATAAG aaacccagaaaaaaagcagtagaaagCTCCAGTGACAGTGACTCAGGCTCCTCATCAGACACATCAAGTGAAGGCATAAGCAGCAGTGATTCCGATGACCtagaggaagatgaagaggaggaggaggaccAGAGTGCTGAAGAGAGTGAAGATGATGACTctgattctgaaaatgaagcacaCTGCGAAAACAAGAACAAG GTGCTAATGCATAGTGGTGTAAAAGATATGAAAACTGATGGGCAGAAAGCCCATGAAAAGTCCCAAGAAAAAAGAACGCACCAGCAGATACCTCTTGTGTCTGATTCCCAGACTCATTCATCATTCCAGCCCCAGCAGAAGCAGCCTCAGGTTTTGTCACAGCAACTTCCGTTTATTTTCCAAAGCTCTCAGGCGAAGGAGGAACCTGTGAACAAACACACAAGTGTAATACAGTCTACAGGATTGGTTCCCAATGTGAAACCTTTGTCTTTGGTACATCAAGCCAAAAAGGAAGCCTATTTAAAAATCATAGTTCCTCCTCCTGACCTACTCAAAGCAGGGAATAAGAATACCTCTGACGAATCCATCGCTTTGGTCAGTGACGTACGATCGAAACGA GAACAATATAAACAGACattcccagcagtgcagctaAAGAAACAGGAATCAAAGAACCTGAAGAAGGTTATTGCATCTTTGTCAAGCTCAAAACCAACATCTAGTTCACCAGCTCATCAAAAACTCACATCTTTGGAAAACAATCATTCTAATCCATTCCTGACAAATGCACTTTTAGGTAATCACCAACCCAATGGAGTTATTCAGAGCGTCATCCAGGAAGTTCCTCTTGCACttactgcaaaacagaaatcccAAACCAAGATCAATGAAAGTGTAGCCATTGCTAGCAGTACCCCCTTTTCTTTGCCAGTGAACTTGAGTGcatgtgggaaaaaaacaactggtaACCGGACACTTGTTGTGCCCTCTACCTCTCCTGTGTTACCTGGTTCAGGAAAGGATAAACCAGTCAGCAATAATGCAGTAAATGCTGTAAAAACACAACACCGCCTTCCGTCTGCAAAACTGGTGGTGGAGCAGTTCAGAGGGGTAGACTCAGATGCCCCCAGCAGTAAAGAATCTGACGACtcaaatgatgatgatgacgacgatgaagatgaagatgaggatgatgaagatgatgattcTGATGATAGCCAATCAG ggGAAGGCAATGTTGAGGCAGCATGGCCCACCCAGTGTCTTACAGATAGCATGGAAG AGTCCGACAGTAATTCTGAGTCAGATACAGATGGGtctgaagatgaagatgatgaggaTGATAAGGATCAAGATGAATCAGATACAGATACTGAGGGAGAAAAAACTCCGCtaaaagtgaagaaaactgGTTCCTCCATGAAGAGCTCTTCCATTGGTCCTGCAGCTCATTCCACTCCACTAAATCTCCAAGTAGCAAAGACCCCAAGCTCTGCACCATCTGCCTTGTGTCCTGAGACCCAGCCTGCAGTTTTTCTTGGGACATCACCATCTACTCTTACACCAAGTTCACACTGTG gCACTTCAAAGAGACGAAGAGTAACAGATGAGCGGGAGCTGCGTGTTCCTCTGGAATATGG CTGGCAAAGAGAAACCCGAATAAGAAACTTTGGTGGTCGTCTTCAGGGAGAAGTAGCGTATTTTGCACCTTGTGGAAAGAAGCTGAGACAGTATCCTGAAGTAGTAAAG TATCTCAGCAGAAATGGAATAATGGATATCTCAAGGGACAATTTCAGCTTCAGTGCAAAAATAGGAGTGGGTGACTTCTATGAAGCCAGAGATGGACCGCAG GGCGTGCAGTGGTGTCTTCTGAAGGAGGAGGAAGTCATTCCCTGCATCAGAGCTATGGAAGGGCGTAGAGGACGTCCACCAAATCCAGACAGACAGCATTCTAGAGAGGAATCAAGAATGAGACGTCGTAAAGGCCGACCTCCAAACGTTGGAAGCACTGAATTTCTAGACAGCACTGATGCGAAACTTCTGAGAAAGCTACAAGCGCAAG AAATAGCAAGACAAGCAGCACAAATAAAGCTACTAAGAAAACTCCAGAAGCAAGAACAAGCTCGAGCTgccaaagaagcaaaaaaacagCAAG CTATTATGGCAGCTGAAGAAAAGCGAAAGCAAAAAGAGCAGATAAAGATAATGAAGCAGCAG GAAAAGATTAAGCGTATCCAGCAAATCAGAATGGAGAAAGAACTTCGAGCTCAACAAATTTTAGAG gcaaaaaagaagaagaaagaagaagcagcaaatgCTAAATTACTGGAGGCTGAAAAACGAATAAAG gaaaaagagatgcGAAGGCAACAAGCTGTTCTTCTCAAGCACCAG GAGTTGGAGAGGCATAGACTAGATATGGTATGg GAACGAGAGAGGAGAAGACAACATATGATGCTTATGAAAGCCATGGAAGCACgtaaaaaagcagaa gaaaaagagcGATTAAAGCAAGAGAAACGTGACGAAAAAAGGTTAAATAAAGAACGTAAACTAGAACAGCGAAGACTGGAATTAGAAATGGCAAAGGAGCTAAAGAAGCCTAATGAAGATATGTGCTTAGCAGACCAGAAG CCTTTACCGGAGCTGCCTCGCATCCCAGGCCTTGTTCTGTCTGGAAGCACGTTTTCAGATTGTCTCATGATAGTGCAGTTCTTGCGTAACTTTGGTAAAGTTCTTGGCTTTGATGTGAATACGGACGTGCCTTCCCTGAGCACTCTTCAGGAGGGTTTGCTGAACATAGGAGACAGCAGAGGAGAAGTACAGGACTTGCTTGTAAAGcttgtttctgcagctgtttgtgaTCCAGGACTTGTTACAGGATACAAG gctaaAACTATTCTTGGGGAGCACTTACTGAATGTTGGCATCAATCGAGATAACGTGTCTGAGATTTTGCAGATATTTATGGAGGCTCATTGTGGGCAAACTGAGCTTACAGAGAGCTTGAAGACAAAAGCTTTTCAGGCACATGCTccagctcagaaagcagcagtgctggctttcCTTGTCAATGAGTTAGCTTGCAGCAAAAGTGTAGTCAG TGAAATTGATAAAAATATTGATTATATGTCGAACTTAAGGAGAGATAAATGGATGGTTGAAGGCAAACTTCGGAA TCTTAGAATCATTCATGCAAAAAAAACTGGCAAAAGAGATGCTACAGGAGGTGGTGAAGTAGGAGAGGAGCCGCATTCTTTGGAAACGCCAACATCAGGCCGCAAACGGAGACGAAAGGGTGGGGATAGTGATTATGATGAAGATGACGACGATGACAGCGATGACCAGGCagatgaggatgatgaggatgaagaggacaaagaagataaaaaaggaaagaaagcagaagtttgTGAGGATGAG GATGATGGAGACCAGACAGCAAGTGTTGAAGAACTAGAGAAGCAGATTGAAAAACTGACCAAG caacaaagccAGTACAGGAAGAAGTTATTTGAAGCCTCACATTGTTTGCGTTCAATGATGTTTGGCCAAGATCGTTACAGGCGCCGGTACTGGATTCTGCCCCAGTGTGGTGGCATTTTTGTAGAAGGCATGGAAAGTGGCGAAG gTCTAGAAgaaattgcaaaagaaaaagagaagttaaaaaaagTGGAAAGCGTACATGTTAAAGAAGAGGTTCTTGagatctcagaagaaaaaataagctgtttAAATACAACTCACTGTGAGCAAAAGgaagatctgaaagaaaaggacaacactaatttgtttttgcaaaagCCTGGGTCATTTTCAAAACTAAGCAAACTGTTAGAGGTTGCGAAAATGCCACATGAGTCTGATGTCATGCCCCAAAAACCTAATGGTGGTGCAGCAAATGGATGCACTCCATCTTATCAAAATACCTCCCAAAACTCTCTGTGCAGTCTTCAACCCAGCGTATCACAAAGCAACAGCGAGAAGTCTGATTCTAATAATCTTTTCAGTCCTATTGCAAGCGGGACAGGAAAGTTTTATAGTTCTCCAGTAATTCCAAGTGATCAGTTGTTAAAGACTCTTACTGAGAAGAACAGGCAGTGGTTCAGCCTTTTGCCGAGAGTACCCTGTGATGACATGTCAGTTACCCATGCAGATGCACCAGCTACTGCAACTTCACTTACTCCTCAGTCACATCCACCATCAAAATCACCTTCACCTGTTCCATCACCTCTTCTGGGTTCAACCTCTGCACAGAGTCCAATGGGATTAAGTCCTTTTGCATTGCCACCACTGCAg CAGATGAAGCCTGGACTACCTGTCATGGGACTTCAGTTTTGTGGATGGCCTACAGGAGTTCTTACTTCAAATGTTCAATTTTCATCTCCTTTACCTACTATTGGATCAGGGTTGGGATTATCAGAAGGGAATGGTAACTCATTCTTGACATCTAGTGTTCCTACAAGTAAAAGTGAATCACCAGCACTGCAGACTGAGAAAATAGCTTCTGCCACCTGTACAGCAGTGGAAGTGGCCAAGCCAGCAGATCACTCAAACCCAAAACCTATACCAGAAG AAATGCAGTATGGGTGGTGGAGGATTACTGATCCTGAGGACCTAAAATCTTTGCATAAAGTGCTGAATCTCAGGGGAATAAGAGAAAAGgcattacaaaaacaaatacagaaacacaTGGACTATATCACTCTGGCCTGCATCAAAAATAAGGATG TTGCAATTATTGATATCAATGAAAACGAAGATAACCAGGTAACTCAAGATGTTGTGGAAAACTGGTCAGTAGAAGAGCAAGAAATGGAGGTGGACCTTGCTATTCTTCAGCAGGTGGAAGATCTAGAGAGGAGAGTTGCTTCAGCTAGTTTGCAAGTTAAG GGCTGGCTGTGTCCTGAACCTGCATCAGAAAGAGAAGACTTGGTATATCATGAACATAAGTCAATTATTAGATTGCACAAGAAGCACGATGGAGATAGTGCTGGAGGCGGAGAAGGCAGTACCAGCTCTCTAGAGCGGAAGAGTGACAACCCTCTAGATATAGCTGTAACCAGACTTGCTGACTTGGAGCGGAACATAGAGCGAAG AACTGAAGAGGATATTGCTCCAGGGCTAAGGGTATGGAGAAAGGCATTGTCAGAAGCACGAAGTGCTGCACAGGTGGCTCTGTGCATTCAGCAATTACAGAAATCAATAGCATGGGAGAAATCTATTATGAAAGTT TACTGCCAAATATGTCGAAAGGGAGATAATgaggaactgctgctgctttgtgatgGTTGCGATAAAGGCTGTCATACCTACTGCCACAGACCCAAGATTACTACCATACCAGATGGTGACTGGTTTTGTCCTGCCTGCATAGCAAAG gcaaGTGGTCAAactctaaaattaaaaaaacttcaaatcaaaggaaaaaaaagtaatgaacaAAAGAGAGGCAGGAAATTACCAGGAGATACAGAAGATGAAGACTCGGCGACTACTAGCACCTCattaaaaagagggaaaacagaccctaagaaaaggaaaatggatgaAAGTGTTTCTGTAAGCcagggaaagcaagaaaatttcACTGCTATAAAGAAACCTAAAAGAGATGACTCCAAGGACCTGGCTATGTGCAG CATGATTCTCTCAGAATTGGAAACTCATGAAGATGCTTGGCCTTTCTTACTTCCTGTAAACTTGAAACTTGTTCCTGGTTATAAGAAAGTTATTAAGAAGCCAATGGACTTTTCCACCATTAGAGACAAGCTAACCAGTGGACA gtACCCTAATGTTGAAGCATTCTCGCTAGATGTCAGGCTTGTTTTTGACAACTGTGAAACCTTTAATGAAGATGATTCTGACATAGGCAGGGCTGGCCACAACATGaggaaatactttgaaaaaagATGGACAGAGATTTTCAAATTGAGCTGA